A single region of the Oncorhynchus tshawytscha isolate Ot180627B unplaced genomic scaffold, Otsh_v2.0 Un_contig_1019_pilon_pilon, whole genome shotgun sequence genome encodes:
- the LOC121845760 gene encoding zinc finger and BTB domain-containing protein 49-like, which produces MSSEKEALMDEIEKSLWNLTEDNLCYLCERHGKDASEIKGMNHRLLRRKVMEEMWDNTDSMKSEEQGMSWLVQLKEDIRRIQEEGSSALMSPGQSDDVDWNEEGGTRLPSNRLEAKSDLERHTPEQRESDVTTSQSESVFLKPHLCTKCGKGFHQAGCLKRHLRTHTGEKPFVCPRCGRAWSDSGNLKRHMRKTHPGEEMVVKRVDTQRSDPTESREEMNVDSIKSEEQGTSRSLQLKEEDACGAPVSPSQAQADGVDRNVEDRDWLPSIGLKAEPMSSRQSDDDAAERKEEWNEAGGATLPSDGLEAESARERHSCDKPLLPSSTLAESPSCASPGGTLLCGLKRVSVWLVDCRKTPGQSGLQMHKATQTGEKPTAGLMLNNTKPSQETGLAPISVITVGRILPQQPI; this is translated from the exons ATGAGTTCAGAGAAGGAAGCGTTGATGGATGAAATCGAAAAGAGTTTATGGAATTTAACTGAGGACAATCTATGTTACCTGTGTGAACGTCATGGCAAAGATGCATCTGAAATTAAAGGGATGAATCATCGCTTATTAAGGCGTAAAGTCATGGAGGAAATGTGGGACAATACGGATTCAATGAAATCAGAGGAGCAGGGAATGTCTTGGTTAGTCCAACTGAAAGAGGACATCAGAAGGATACAGGAGGAGGGTAGCAGTGCACTCATGAGTCCCGGCCAATCAGATGACGTAGACTGGAATGAAGAGGGAGGAACTAGGTTGCCTAGCAACAGACTGGAGGCGAAATCTGATTTAGAGAGGCACACACCAGAGCAGAGGGAGAGTGATGTGACTACTTCCCAGTCTGAAAGTGTTTTTCTCAAACCACACTTGTGCACTAAATGCGGTAAGGGTTTCCATCAGGCCGGCTGTCTTAAGAGACACCTGAGAACTCATACGGGGGAGAAACCATTTGTTTGCCCTCGTTGTGGGAGGGCTTGGAGTGATTCTGGAAACTTAAAAAGACACATGAGAAAAACTCACCCAGGAGAGGAGATGGTTGTTAAGAGGGTCGATACTCAGAGGAGTGACCCTACAGAGAGTAGGGAGGAAATGAATGTGGATTCAATTAAATCTGAGGAGCAGGGAACGTCTCGGTCACTCCAGCTGAAAGAGGAGGATGCTTGCGGTGCGCCCGTGAGTCCCAGCCAGGCTCAAGCTGATGGTGTAGACCGCAACGTTGAGGACAGGGATTGGTTGCCTAGCATCGGACTGAAGGCGGAGCCCATGAGTTCCAGACAATCCGATGATGACGCTGCAGAACGCAAAGAAGAATGGAACGAAGCGGGAGGCGCTACGTTGCCTAGCGATGGACTGGAGGCGGAGTCAGCTCGAGAGCGCCACAGTTGC GACAAGCCTCTCTTGCCCTCCTCCACCCTCGCAGAGTCCCCGAGTTGTGCCTCTCCCGGTGGCACTTTATTGTGCGGTCTGAAGAGGGTGTCTGTGTGGCTTGTCGACTGCAGGAAGACACCGGGGCAGAGTGGCCTTCAAATGCACAAGGCAacacagacaggagagaaacccACAGCTGGTCTAATGCTGAACAACACAAAACCCTCTCAGGAGACAGGCCTGGCTCCCATATCTGTGATCACTGTGGGAAGAATTTTACCACAGCAACCAATCTGA